In Hasllibacter sp. MH4015, the following proteins share a genomic window:
- a CDS encoding FAD-binding dehydrogenase encodes MDYDTIIIGAGLSGLVAAYHAAERGRKVALLDMEGPQSLGGQAWWSLGGLFMVDTPEQRRLGLRDSRDLAASDWFGSAQFDRPEDVMPRAWAEAYLDFAAGPMRAYLHDLGMRWFPVVGWAERGGAHADAHGNSIPRFHITWGTGTGVVRPYADRVRTHPNITLHFRHRVTSLLIEGGVVKGVEGDTLADDAANRGQSTNRTVTGQFSLRSETTAVTTGGIGGKHDLVREHWPTDRLGPPPIHMISGVPDYVDGQMAARAKAQGAAAINEDRMWHYTEGLRNHDPIWPNHGIRILPGPSSMWFDATGTRLEAPCFPGHDTTSTLKRILQTGHDHSWFILTQSIIEKEFALSGSEQNPDLTSARWRAVLRERLGKGATQAVEAFKEKGEDFVVANDLDTLLAGMNRITPQAPLDPTHIRAQIEARDAQLTNKVSKDAQINAIRATRKYIGDKLIRAAKPHRILDPAHGPLIAVRLNIITRKSLGGLHTDLAGQCLRPDGTAFNGLYAAGEVAGFGGGGYHGHNALEGTFLGGCIFSGKTLGETL; translated from the coding sequence ATGGATTACGACACGATCATCATCGGTGCCGGCCTCTCTGGCCTTGTCGCCGCCTACCATGCCGCCGAACGGGGCCGGAAGGTCGCGCTTCTCGATATGGAAGGTCCGCAATCGCTCGGTGGCCAAGCGTGGTGGAGCCTTGGCGGCCTTTTCATGGTCGACACGCCCGAGCAGCGCCGCCTCGGCCTGCGCGACAGTCGCGACCTTGCCGCCTCCGACTGGTTCGGCTCCGCCCAGTTCGACCGACCCGAAGACGTCATGCCCCGCGCCTGGGCGGAAGCCTATCTCGACTTCGCCGCCGGCCCGATGCGCGCCTACCTCCATGATCTCGGGATGCGCTGGTTCCCGGTTGTCGGATGGGCTGAACGCGGCGGAGCCCACGCCGATGCCCACGGCAATTCCATCCCCCGCTTCCACATCACCTGGGGCACCGGCACCGGCGTCGTGCGCCCCTATGCCGACCGCGTCCGCACGCATCCCAACATCACGCTCCATTTCCGCCACCGCGTCACCTCGCTCCTCATCGAAGGCGGCGTGGTCAAAGGCGTCGAAGGCGACACCCTTGCCGACGACGCGGCCAATCGCGGCCAATCCACCAACCGCACCGTCACCGGCCAATTCTCCCTGCGATCCGAAACCACCGCCGTAACCACGGGCGGCATCGGCGGCAAACACGACCTGGTCCGCGAACATTGGCCCACCGACCGCCTCGGCCCGCCGCCGATCCACATGATCTCCGGCGTGCCCGATTACGTCGACGGCCAGATGGCCGCCCGGGCCAAGGCGCAAGGCGCAGCGGCCATCAACGAAGACCGCATGTGGCATTACACCGAAGGGCTCAGGAACCACGATCCGATCTGGCCAAACCACGGCATCCGTATCCTGCCCGGCCCGTCGTCGATGTGGTTCGACGCAACCGGCACGCGGCTGGAGGCCCCCTGCTTCCCCGGCCATGACACGACCTCCACCCTCAAACGCATCCTGCAAACCGGCCACGACCACAGCTGGTTCATCCTGACCCAAAGCATCATCGAGAAGGAATTCGCGCTTTCGGGCTCCGAACAGAACCCCGATCTCACCTCCGCCAGATGGCGCGCCGTCCTGCGCGAACGTCTGGGCAAAGGCGCGACCCAGGCCGTCGAAGCGTTCAAGGAAAAGGGCGAGGATTTCGTGGTCGCGAATGACCTCGATACCCTCCTCGCGGGCATGAACCGCATCACGCCCCAAGCCCCGCTCGATCCCACGCATATCCGCGCCCAGATCGAGGCGCGCGATGCGCAGCTCACCAACAAGGTCTCCAAGGACGCACAGATCAACGCCATCCGCGCGACCCGCAAATATATCGGCGACAAGTTGATCCGCGCGGCCAAGCCCCACCGCATCCTTGACCCCGCCCACGGCCCCCTCATCGCCGTGCGCCTCAATATCATCACCCGCAAATCACTCGGTGGCCTGCATACTGATCTGGCCGGCCAATGCCTCCGCCCCGACGGCACCGCTTTCAACGGCCTCTACGCGGCAGGCGAAGTCGCGGGCTTTGGCGGCGGCGGCTACCACGGCCACAACGCGCTCGAAGGCACGTTTCTGGGCGGCTGCATCTTCTCGGGCAAAACGCTTGGCGAAACGCTCTGA
- a CDS encoding succinate dehydrogenase — MRSAPSLPAALLVAAPLLLSGCVGFQDVADQLAREQARQYVDAEVQQRFPGVDATPITNCVIDNASAQEIITIAGGIALGNTEAASGTVSEVLQRPATLQCTAGNYFDGLLRGFG; from the coding sequence ATGCGCAGCGCCCCGTCCCTCCCCGCGGCCCTTCTGGTCGCCGCACCGCTGCTCCTGTCGGGCTGCGTGGGGTTTCAGGATGTGGCCGACCAACTGGCGCGCGAACAGGCGCGGCAATACGTCGATGCAGAAGTTCAGCAACGCTTTCCCGGTGTCGATGCAACGCCGATCACCAATTGCGTGATCGACAACGCCTCCGCGCAGGAGATCATTACGATCGCGGGCGGCATCGCGCTTGGCAATACGGAGGCTGCATCCGGCACGGTGTCCGAGGTTCTGCAACGCCCCGCGACCCTGCAATGTACGGCGGGCAATTATTTCGACGGCTTGCTCAGGGGGTTCGGATGA
- a CDS encoding TrkH family potassium uptake protein, producing the protein MPDEDGFSGWSRDMRRTQASARFAILRLSPAKLLLLGYGSYIIIGWILLSFPFAQAIDISAIDNLFIATSAVSTTGLVTVDPGSSYTFFGQLVILLLIQIGGLGYMTLGSFLVLSVSNELGRLRKKATQRAFNLPDSIKPGQFVKSVVLFTLICETVGAVALYPMFVSAGVENPVWSAIFHSISAFCTAGFSLNSTSFEAFSGDVGVNLVISALSILGAMGFLIVLDVSRTLTGKASHLGFTTKIIVRMTLLFLLIGTALFFVIEPSVQPLDPTDRLLASFFQVMTASTTVGFNTLPISGLSASILLLLFFLMIIGASPAGTGGGLKTTSFAALVGLVRSTLKGRDRIRFFKRQIPLGQLQNATASFAYYFCLAAMAAFLLFLTEPDAAFEVVLFEVFSAMGTVGLSMGLTGELSELGKLLVIILMTAGRIGILTFGIALASQDESRLEEEDNELVL; encoded by the coding sequence ATGCCCGATGAAGACGGATTCAGCGGCTGGTCCCGCGACATGCGGCGCACCCAGGCCAGCGCGCGCTTCGCGATCCTGCGGCTCAGCCCCGCGAAACTCCTGCTTCTGGGCTATGGCAGCTACATCATCATCGGATGGATTCTGCTGAGCTTTCCGTTCGCGCAGGCGATCGACATCTCGGCGATAGATAACCTGTTCATCGCGACCTCCGCCGTGTCCACGACCGGCCTCGTGACCGTCGATCCGGGCAGCAGCTACACGTTTTTCGGGCAATTGGTGATCCTGTTGCTGATCCAGATCGGCGGTCTTGGATACATGACCCTTGGCTCCTTTCTCGTCCTGTCGGTCTCCAATGAGCTTGGCCGATTGCGCAAGAAGGCGACACAGCGGGCGTTCAACCTGCCGGATTCGATCAAGCCCGGCCAATTCGTGAAATCGGTCGTGCTCTTCACCCTGATCTGCGAGACGGTCGGGGCCGTGGCGCTCTACCCGATGTTCGTGTCCGCCGGTGTCGAAAACCCGGTCTGGAGTGCAATCTTTCACTCCATCTCGGCCTTCTGCACGGCGGGGTTCAGCCTAAATTCCACGAGTTTCGAGGCCTTCAGCGGCGATGTGGGCGTGAACCTCGTCATCTCCGCCCTCAGCATTCTCGGCGCGATGGGCTTTCTCATCGTACTCGACGTCTCCCGCACCCTGACCGGCAAGGCCAGCCATCTGGGCTTCACCACCAAGATCATCGTGCGCATGACACTGCTGTTCCTTCTGATCGGAACGGCGCTGTTTTTCGTGATCGAGCCCAGCGTGCAACCGCTTGATCCGACCGACCGCCTTCTCGCCTCCTTCTTCCAGGTCATGACGGCGTCGACGACGGTGGGGTTCAACACGCTGCCAATATCGGGCCTGTCCGCGTCGATCCTGCTTTTGCTTTTTTTCCTGATGATTATCGGCGCGTCGCCCGCGGGCACCGGCGGCGGGTTGAAAACCACGTCTTTCGCGGCGCTCGTCGGTCTTGTCCGCTCCACCTTGAAGGGCCGGGACCGCATCCGGTTCTTCAAGCGCCAGATCCCGCTTGGCCAATTGCAGAACGCCACCGCGTCCTTCGCCTATTACTTCTGCCTCGCCGCGATGGCGGCCTTCTTGCTGTTTCTCACCGAACCGGACGCCGCGTTCGAAGTTGTGCTGTTCGAGGTCTTCTCGGCCATGGGCACCGTCGGGCTCAGCATGGGCCTCACCGGAGAGTTGAGCGAATTGGGCAAGCTTCTCGTCATCATCTTGATGACAGCCGGTCGCATCGGCATCCTGACCTTCGGCATCGCTCTTGCCTCGCAAGACGAAAGCCGACTGGAGGAAGAGGATAACGAGCTGGTGCTTTGA
- a CDS encoding succinate dehydrogenase iron-sulfur subunit: protein MVELTLPKNSRIRVGKTWPKPEGATNLRKFQIYRWNPDDGENPRVDTYWVDLDTCGPMILDALIKIKNEIDPTLTFRRSCREGICGSCAMNIGGVKSKGINTLACIYGMDEIDGDIAIYPLPHMPVVKDLIPDLTHFYAQHASIMPWLETKTRRPEKEWRQSIEDRKKLDGLYECVMCASCSTSCPSYWWNGDRYLGPAALLHAYRWIIDSRDEATGERLDDLEDPFKLYRCHTIMNCTKTCPKGLNPAEAIAQIKKMMVERQL, encoded by the coding sequence ATGGTTGAGCTCACCCTGCCCAAGAATTCACGCATCCGCGTGGGCAAGACATGGCCGAAGCCCGAAGGCGCCACCAACCTGCGCAAGTTCCAGATCTATCGCTGGAACCCCGATGACGGTGAAAACCCGCGCGTGGACACCTATTGGGTGGACCTCGACACCTGCGGTCCGATGATCCTGGACGCACTCATCAAGATCAAGAACGAGATCGACCCGACGCTGACCTTCCGCCGGTCTTGCCGCGAAGGCATCTGCGGGTCCTGCGCGATGAATATCGGTGGCGTGAAGAGCAAGGGCATCAACACGCTCGCCTGCATCTACGGCATGGATGAAATCGACGGCGACATCGCCATCTATCCCCTGCCCCACATGCCGGTCGTGAAGGACCTGATCCCCGACCTGACGCATTTCTACGCCCAGCATGCCTCCATCATGCCATGGCTGGAGACGAAGACGCGCCGCCCCGAAAAGGAATGGCGCCAATCCATCGAGGATCGCAAAAAACTCGACGGTCTCTATGAATGCGTGATGTGCGCGTCGTGTTCGACCTCGTGCCCCTCCTATTGGTGGAACGGCGACCGCTACCTCGGGCCCGCCGCGCTGCTCCATGCCTATCGCTGGATCATCGACAGCCGGGACGAGGCGACGGGGGAGCGGCTGGACGATCTTGAAGACCCGTTCAAGCTCTACCGCTGCCACACGATCATGAATTGCACCAAGACCTGCCCCAAGGGGCTGAACCCGGCAGAGGCGATCGCGCAGATCAAGAAGATGATGGTCGAACGGCAGCTCTGA
- a CDS encoding DUF1868 domain-containing protein gives MEIAMQVDDFAQSAHNAPPMRLGQRYDATGFLPDPGNTVVCHLDRDAPGGKAVLAARAAMQALPGADRLLFTPEDSLHMTVFEGVLDNRRVPDAWPDWMPADAPVDAVTDAMCERLGGFAGPGAFAVSVAALRPTGLALRGAAAGDAAVLRAWRDALAETFGYRQAVHDRYEFHMTFAYPLAWLPDDHVPLWREELARIGAELAAATAVIPLGAPAFCRFADMTRFEELVVLG, from the coding sequence ATGGAGATCGCGATGCAGGTGGACGATTTTGCGCAAAGCGCCCACAACGCGCCGCCGATGCGGTTGGGCCAACGTTATGACGCGACCGGGTTCCTGCCCGATCCCGGAAACACGGTGGTTTGCCATCTGGACCGGGACGCGCCGGGCGGCAAGGCGGTGCTGGCGGCCCGCGCGGCAATGCAGGCGTTGCCGGGCGCGGATCGACTGCTCTTCACGCCGGAGGACAGCCTGCACATGACCGTTTTCGAGGGGGTACTGGACAATCGCCGGGTGCCAGATGCGTGGCCGGACTGGATGCCCGCTGACGCGCCGGTGGACGCAGTGACGGACGCGATGTGCGAGCGGTTGGGCGGCTTCGCGGGACCGGGGGCCTTTGCGGTCAGCGTGGCGGCCCTGCGACCCACCGGGCTGGCACTGCGCGGCGCGGCGGCGGGAGATGCGGCTGTCCTGCGGGCGTGGCGCGATGCGCTGGCCGAGACGTTCGGTTACCGTCAGGCGGTCCATGACCGGTACGAATTTCATATGACCTTCGCCTATCCCCTTGCGTGGTTGCCGGACGATCATGTCCCCCTGTGGCGGGAGGAATTGGCCCGGATCGGCGCGGAACTTGCGGCGGCGACGGCGGTGATCCCGCTGGGCGCGCCCGCGTTTTGCCGGTTTGCCGACATGACCCGGTTCGAGGAGTTGGTCGTGCTTGGATGA